The genomic DNA ATAATTGGGGTGGAACTTGCAGACATTCTGCGAATTTTTGTAGATGTTTTTGCTTTGGCGGTTGTTTACCATTCATAATTCTTGAGATTGTTGCGGGATCGATATTTGTAAGCATTCCTAGTTGGCGCATAGATAAGGCACGTTCTTTTAAAAGTTTTTTTATTAATTTACTAAGCCGCTCATTTGGATTTTCTTTAGGCATAGTGAAGGCACTCCTTTTTATTGTTGAAAAAATGTTGAGTATTTATTACATGTATATGAAACAGACAGGCACAGTTGCTCAACATTTTCATAAGATGCATTGAAAAGTGAGAAAAAGGGGTGGCTGTTTATGAGTACGGCAGGTCTATTTTCAATTTTTTTAATCGGGATTGCTTCTAATTTAGATAATGCAGGTGTTGGGATTGCATATGGCATTCGTAAAATCCGAATTTCGTGGTTCAACAATTTTATCATCGCATTTTTTGGTTTTTTATTTACTTTATTAGCTGGCTTTTTTGGGAACTGGATTGCGTTATTTATCTCAGAGTTTACTGCAAACTTGATTGGAGCAATCGTTTTAGGGATAATCGGTGTGTTTATTTTATGTCAGCCTTTTTTGGGGAAAAGAAATACCGGAGGCTCTAAAGATGGTAATGTACTTATGGGAATTTTACGTGATCCAGAAAAAGCAGATTTTGATGGTTCGAAAACAATTAGTTTTTCAGAAGCAATTGTTTTAGGAATTGCGTTGTCTATTAATAATATTGCAGGTGGGTTTGATGCTGGGGTAACAAACTTGAATCTGTGGCTTACAGCAACTATTTCTGGGGTGTTTAGTTTTATTTGTATTAGTGGCTTTGCGTATGTAGGAAAACGATTTTTAGCAGAATACTTAGGGAAATGGGCAACGTTTATTGCAGGTGTGTTATTAATTCTTATTGGGATCGATCAGTTGTTGTAAGGAGAGTAGAAAACAAGGTTCGAGTATTTCCTTGGAAATACAGCAAGGGATTGCATATATCGACGTACTTTTCTCCATACTAATACGGATTTCTTTTAAGAAAGGGGGATTTGTATGGGACGCGGGAAAGCATTTGATCATAAGAAAAAAGGGCATGATCATCAACCACCTAAAGGTGCGTTCATTCATAAAGATGTAAATGAACATACTTTGGAAGAGGAAGAGTTACCAGTAAATATTGAGGCGTATAAAAATAGTTTGAAAAAACATTAAAAGCACCTATATAGGTGCTTTTTTAGCGTATATCCTCAATTAATTGTTCCGATTCTTCATGCATACTGTACTCGCTTAATACTTGGATGCAAAGCCATTTTAATTCTTCGATCGTATGTTCAAGTTCTTCAGGAAGCACATGATGAATGTCTTCAAGTCCCATTCCGAAATGAATAAGTTCAAGTACTTGATCATCGATATTCCGATCCATTAATAGTTCAAGTACTTCTAAATTGAATATGTATCGGTGAGCTTCATCGAGTGAAACAACTTTTAGCTTTAAGCTTTCTACAATACTCAATATAAAAAGAAGAATTGTTTTCTCAAGAACAGGTTGTTTTCCCATTTGAAATATTAGTTTCATCTTTCACACCTCCACATGTAGCGCTAGGTTGTACTATATTATTCAGGAGGGGGGAGCAAATATGCATGATATAGAGAAACTTTCAGTATGGTTTTTGTAAGGAGATTGATAGCTGATAAAGTTGAGGTTTTTATGAAATGAAAAAATCCTGCTAGTATAGCAGGATAACTCGTGATTAAAAAATGCTCCAACCTTCTTGAGCAGAAAGAAGTTCAAGAATTTTAAAACCAGCGATACTATTTCCGTTTGCATCTAAAGCTGGTCCGAAAATACCAATTCCCATTTCTCCTTTTACGCAGCCGAAAATGCCACCAGCTACACCGCTTTTTGCGGGGATACCAACACGAATCGCAAATTCACCAGACTCGTTATACATACCGCATGTAACCATAAATGTTTTACAAATCTTTGTAATATGCTTAGGGATAATTTGTTTTTTCTTATATGGGTCATATCCATCCATCGCAAAAATTAAACCGATACGTGCTAAATCGATACAGTTTACTTCAACTGCACATTGACGAGTGTATAAATCCATCAGTTCTTCGATGTCACAATCGATAATTCCGTTTTGTTTCATATAGTAACAAAGTGAACGGTTTAAGTAAGCTGTCTCTAATTCTGAATTGGCAACTTTAGAAGAATAATTAATAGTAGGATTATCTGTTATTTCACGTACAAAATGAAGGATGCGCTCCATCTTTTCTTCATTATCTTTTCCTGTTAACATGCTTGTAATAGCTAGTGCCCCTGCATTAATCATTGGATTAAGTGGTTTAGAAGGGCTTGTCGTTTCTAACTTAATAATAGAATTAAATGGATCACCAGTTGGTTCCATTCCAACTTTAGAAAATACATATTCTTCACCACGATCTAAAAGTGCAAGCGCAAGTGTAATTACTTTTGAAATACTTTGAAGAGTAAATAGTGTTTGTGAGTTGCCAGCATGAATGTATTCTGTTTCTTTATGGAAAATGGCAATCCCTAAATCATCTGGATTTGCATTTCCTAGTTCGGGGATATAAGTAGCAAGCTTTCCTTTTTTCGTATATGGTTTTACTTGTTCTAACAACTGTTGTAAGTTGTTTGTTTCAATGCACTGCATAGTACCAACGCTCCTATTTCGAATTAACTAAGTTTACTTTTCCCGATATGCTCGGAAATAAATAATAACATGAAAAAGTGGAATGATAAAACGAAAGTTGCATGTTCTATAGTGGGTCTTTCGTTTCAAGTATTCTGTATTCCAAAAGGAGAATTTTCCTTTTATATAACAGTTTGGAAATAGGAGATTTATCCATAAAAAATTCAAAAATAAAAACTACACATCTATACAACTATATGTTATTATGGTTATGTAAATAGAAAGCGTTTTCTAAAGCGTACTTATAATGATAACGATTTCATAAATTTGATAGGGGGAATTAAAATGTTGCAGTTTTTACAACGTATTGGTAAAGCGTTAATGCTTCCAATCGCCGTACTACCAGCAGCAGGATTATTGCTTCGTTTAGGGCAACCGGATGTATTTGATATTCCTGTTATGGCACAGGCCGGCGCAGCGGTTTTTGATAATTTAGCACTTATTTTTGCAATTGGTATTGCAATCGGTCTTTCAGTTGATGGTAGTGGTGCAGCAGGTCTTGCAGGTGCAATTGGTTATCTGGTTATGAAAAACAGTATTGATGCACTTAGTAAGGGATATTCTACTGTAGAATTACAAGATAAATTAGGTAAAGTTCAAGATTTAATAGGCAATAGCGCAAATGTAGATCCATCTAAGCTGGCAGATACAATGACACAAGTATCTAAAGCTGCCGAATTATCGACTAAAGTGGATATGAAAGTTCTAGGTGGTATTATTGTCGGCGTTATAGCAGGATTCCTTTATAATAAATTCCATAAGATTAAACTTCCAGAATGGTTAGGTTTCTTTGCTGGAAAACGTTTCGTTCCGATTGTTACATCGGTTGTGATGCTAATATTAGGAATTCTATTCGCACAAATTTGGCCAGCAATTCAAAATGGCATCGATGCATTAGCTCATGGAATTGTTAATTTAGGTGCAGTTGGTTCAGGTCTATTTGGTTTATTAAACCGTCTGTTAATTCCAATTGGTTTACACCATGTAATGAACACATACTTCTGGTTCGTATTTGGTGACTTTACAAATGCAGCAGGTAATGTTGTAAATGGTGATATTGCTCGCTTCCTTGCAGGAGATAAAACAGCAGGTATGTTTATGACTGGTTTCTTCCCAGTTATGATGTTCGGTTTACCAGCAGCATGTTTCGCAATGATTGCAGCTGCTAAACCAGAAAAACGTAAAATGGTTACAGGTATGTTAGGTGGTCTAGCATTAACTTCATTCTTAACTGGTATTACAGAACCAATTGAATTCTCATTCATGTTCTTATCACCAGTATTATATGGTATTCATGCCGTGTTAACAGGTATTTCTTTATTTGTAACAACAGCACTTGGCATTCACGATGGTTTCACATTTAGTGCCGGTGCAATTGATTACTTCTTAAATTTTGGTATTGCAACAAAACCAGTATTGCTAGCGGGAATCGGTTTAATTTACGCAGTAATTTACTTTGTAGTATTCTACTTCTTAATTAAGAAGTTTGACTTGAAAACTCCTGGTCGTGAAGATGACGATGAGTTAGCTGAAGAGGATGATGCGCCAGTTGCAGGCTCAATTGGTGAAACTTACGTAGCAGCTTTAGGTGGAAAAGAAAACTTAACAGTTATTGATAACTGTGCAACACGTCTACGCTTACAAGTAAAAGATGCTGGTCAAGTAAACGAAGCAGCATTAAAACGTGCTGGTGCAAAAGGTGTTATGAAATTAAGTAACACGAGTGTCCAAGTTATCGTAGGTACAAATGTTGAATCTGTTGCCGATGATATGAAAAAACACGTATAAATAATTAGATAAGAGGATATCCCAAAAGATTGATAACATCAGTTCTTTTAGAGGGTATCCTCTTTTTTTATGTTAAAAATTTAACGGGAATCTTACTTTTGTAAATTTTCTTTTTCTTTTTTGTACATATAGGTTGGTAATATGTGCAGTGCGTGATAAAGTAGTGATGTTATAGAATAGATTATCCAAAATCTACTAAAATAAGTCTTTAGTAGAGGAAGTAAATTATTGGTGAATAAGGGGAAAAAAGCAATCATGGATCACGAAAAAAATAATGCGAATGGGAAATCACGTCAGCCGATTGTATACATAAAAAGAACAATCATTCTCGTCTTACTATTTTCACTTGTATATTTCATGTATACAAAAATTGTTGCGCATAATAAGAAAGAAGAAACTTTAAAAGCAGCAGCAGAAATGAAGAAACAAGAAGAGCTAAAAAAGAAAGAAGAAAAAAAGAAGCAAGAAGCACAAAAACAAAAAGAGCAGGAAGAACAGGTGAAGCAAGCACAAGCTGTGGAAAAGCCTGCTGAGGGACCACCTCAAGAAATTAATGAAAACGCTCAATTAGATCAATATTTACAAAACGCAGGATTTAGTGGAACAGCTGTTATTGTGAAGAACGGAAAAGTTCTTTTGAATAAAGGATATGGTATGGCGAACAAAGAGAAACAAGTACCGAATAATTCAGAGACAACTTTTTATATTGGTTCTATTTCAAAGGCGTTTGTAGCGACTGCTATTATGCAATTAAAGGATCAAAATAAATTAAACGTAGAGGATACGGTTGCAAAGTATATTCCAGATTTCCCTCAAGGTAATGGTATTCAGTTAAAACATTTACTAACACATACATCAGGAATTCCAGAGTATGAGCAGGGAACAGAGGATATTTCTCATGAAGAATTGATAAAACGAATAGGAAAGCAAAAGCGTGTTGGGAGTCCAGGAGAGAAATGGAAATATTCCGATTCGAACTATTCGATACTTGCCTACATCGCTGAGAAGGTAAGTGGACAACCGTTAGAAGAGTATATTAAACAACATATTTTTGCTACTGCGGGTATGAAACATTCTGGTTTCGGTAAAGCGTTAGAGCAAACAAGGTTCCCATCAACAGGTTATAAAATAGTAAATAACAATATGACAACACCTAATATTCCAAGTATGTCACAACTATATGGTTGTGGTGATATATATACAAGTGCACATGATTTATATTTATTTAATGAAGCACTCTTCTCTGGAAAGTTAATTTCAAAAGAGAGCTATGATCAAATGTTTACAGGCGGAAAAAAAGATTACGGATTTGGTTGGTATGTAGACCCGGGCAGTTATTCAAATCACGGTGTAATGCCAGGATGGAATTGCTTAAATGGATTTAGTAAAAACGGAAGTGTGTATGTCGTTTTATTATCTAACATTCAAAACAACATTAAATCGTTTGGTAAAGTGAATAACGACATTTATACGATGTTGCGAAATATTGAAGTGTAAGAGGCTACCCTTTTGGATAGTCTTTTTTTATGGAGGAAGTGTATGTGCAATGGGATAATGAAATAAAGTGAAACTTTAATCAGTGGGGGTTTTCTTCATCCCCCACTGATTATTAGTTGAACCAATCGGGCTTTTACGGGCAGTCGATTACCCACCTAACTTCTTTGCTTTCGCCGAATTTTGAAGTGTGGGTCTTACTGCCCGTTACTGCGGGATAAATGGAAAAGGGGGAGGGATATGAGTATACATAAGCATCACGCACGTAATGCGAAACGAATTTTCTTTGTATCTGTCATTGTATGGATTATCGTCGCAATTGTATTAGTGATGGAATATAAAAAAGGGATGCTATTCACTTCGGAGAAAGAAAATCTAAAATTAATAGGTGTTGTAATACCAGCATTTGGATTATTAATATATAGCTTTATGGAAAAACGAAGAGCAAAAATGCTTAAACAGGAAAATTATAATATGGAGACTTCTGAATTATTTGATCAACAAAAATTTGTTGTTCGCAAAGAGGTAGGGGTATTTCAAGTAATAACGTACTTTGGATTGGATGGAAATACAGTAGGTTTTTTAAAAGAAGAGTATGATTTTGTTATTCAACGTATATGGCAAGCTGTACTTTCTTTTCTTTTTAAGGGACTACATAAGCAACAATTTTATTTATATAATCACTCGGGAGAAAGGTTGTTGCGTGTTCAAAAGAAGATGGGAGTACGTAATTTCTATATTTTTTCTAATGTAGATGGAAAGAAAATTGGAGAGTTGAAACAAGTACTAAGTTTAACAAAGTGGGAATGGATCTTTTTAGGGGGGGATGGTAAAGAAGTTGGTAAAGTGACTGGGGACCTTTCAGCAACAATGCAGAAAATAGATTGGCGAGATGGGACGCATATTGATGTGAAAGAAGATGGTATTCCGTTAGAAGCTGTTAAGTATTTCTCGGCAAGTGGTGGTTCACTTGTTACAGCTTCTATAAGTGAACAAGCAGAATTACCACGAGCGGTTTATTATAGTATCTCTGCCATAATTACAATTAAAAATTAAAATATTTATAAAGATAGATGGGATACCATCTATCTTTTTTGTGTGATTAGAACATATTGTTTTGTTGAAAAATGTATGTCTTACCTATCACAAAAAGGTTTGTTTTGTATACATTAAGATGTATGGATGTATTTTTATAATTTGAAAATAATAGGAGGAGAAGTGTATGTGTCTGTTCGGTAAGTATTGGAAAAGGTTATCGAGATTGTTTAATAGGCAATTAGATTATTTTTTAGATAATAAGTTATTGCCTGCTGTGGAAAGACTTTTATTTTCACAAAACTTCGCGAGATTTATTCAAAGAAACTCTAAGCAAGCTACGGAAGAATTTATTGAATCAAGTAGATTTCAATCTATTATTTGTAACATTTTAAAAGAATGTAATACATCGCCTTTTAAAGAAATTGCAGAGCAGTATTTGGGTAAAAACGTAGAAATTACGGTGACAGTTGGACAGTTAACCGGTGTTATTGTAGCAGTTGGTGATGATTTCTTAATACTACAAGAAGGAATAGGAACAGAAGTTTTATTACCGTTTGCAAGTATTGTATCAATTAAAGAAGCGTAAGAAAGGAGACTTATATATGTTATTTACTGATGAATTGCGTAACCATGTTGGCGAGCTGGTGCAAGTGGTGACTGCTGTTGAAATCGTTGCAGGTGTGCTTTTATCTGTGACAGATGGAGCAGTAAGCGTTCGTACTTCTCCTTCCTATGGACCACCGGAAGATGTAATTGTACGTATTCCTGTTATTGCCTATGTTCGCTTGGAAGGGTAAGAGTGATAAAAGTATGAAAGTATCAGTTGTTATTCCAGTGCATAATGAAGCAAGTACCTTATCAAAGGTTTTAGCAGAAGTAAAAAAGTTAGAACCATATGAAATTATCATAGTAGATAATGGGTCGACCGATGGGACAAAAGAAATAGCATTACAACATCATTGCCGTGTGGTGTATTATAATCATTCTCTTGGTAATGATGTGGGACGGGCAATTGGCGCTAGAGAAGCAAAAGGTGAAATTGTCTTATTTTTAGACGGTGATATCGTCATGAAAAGTGAAGAATTATACGCTTTTATTAAAGGAATACAGCAAGGACATCAAATTGTTTTGAATAACTTAACATGGTCTGTTTATTTAAAAATGCGACCACATTATACGACGGTTGGAAAATATATGTTAAATCGTTATTTGAACAAGAAAGAATTTGTTGTAGGGTCTTTAATTGCAATACCACATGCAATCAGTCGTGAAGTGATTGAAAAACTGGGGTGGTGGAATTTAGCAGATCCAGCATTATTTCAAGCGATGGCGATGTCTAGAGGAGTAGATATTTCAGATATGGCTTCAGTTGATGTAATATACACAAATAAAGTTCGTCCTGTTCATACGGGCACATCACCTGATTCTCCTTATCCGAAAGCGACTAGTCGTATTATGGGGGATCATTTACGTGCTTTGCAATATATAACCGAAACATATGGTAAACGAGGTGGTTTTTCGGAGGGAAATAGAGATAGAGAGTTTATAGGGCAATATAAACCAGCTGTATTAAAGAAGGAAAAAGCGAAATATAGTGCGATTATACCAGTGTCAGAAGAAAAAATGACTATAAGATCTGTTATACAAGAAGTAAAAAAAGCAGGAGTAGATGAAATTATTATTGTTGCGAATGGAGCAGATATGGAGACTATTAAACAAGTAAAGCTAGAGAATGTTATTGTTGTTGAAGTTACGAAGGCGCTTGGACACAATGTAGCACGAGCGATAGGTGCCATGCATGCTACAGCAGAGATTTGTTTATTCGTTGATGGAGATTTTGCTATTCCGGCAAAAAAACTAGTTCCATTTTTGCGTGCTATTGAAGATGGAAGTGATATGGCATTAAATGATTTGCAGTGTTTATTAGATATATTTCATCCAGCAGATCCAATTAGTATGGGAAAATACTTTGTGAATTTGGTAGCGAAACGACCAGATTTATGGAATAACTCACTAACAGCAGTACCACATGCCATCCATAAGAAGGTAATAGAGAAAATAGGATATGACTCTCTTATCATTCCGCCATTAGCACAAATGAAAGCTATTTTAGAAGGGTTCTCTATTACAACCGTTGAGTTTGTAGATGTTATAAAAACAAATCGAGTACGTCCAGAGCAACATGAATTTGTAAATGGGCGTATTTCAGCATTTGACCGTATTTTCGGTGACCAACTTGAGGCGATTGCATATTTATTACAATATACAGACGAACGCGGAGGTTTTACAGATGGAGATAGAGATAGAGAAATAATTCAACAATTGAGAAGGGAAGAAGAGAATACAAATGAATACTAGTCGTAAAGTAGCTATCATTGGATTAGGGTATGTTGGTCTTCCTTTAGCGGTCCATCTTGCAGAAAGGGGCCATACTGTACTTGGATTAGATAAAGATACTAGAAAAATAGAATCAATTATAAAAGGAGAAAGTTATATTCCGGATGTTTCTTCTAAAGAGTTACAAAGTTTATTGACGAAAAAAAAATTAATAGTAAATACACCGGATCAAGGTATTGCTGATTTTCAAAATAGTGATTATGTTATTGTCACTGTCCCCACTCCAATTAATGAACAAAGAGAACCAGACTTAAGTGCTCTCATTTCAGCTTCACATTATATACAACAAAACCTTCAAAAAGGACAAACCTTCATTTTTGAAAGCTCCACATATCCAGGTACACTCGAGGAAGTTATCATTCCTATTATTTCTCAAACAGGTAAAAAGGCGGGAGAAGATTTCTATATCGGATATTCCCCTGAGAGAATTGATCCAGCAAATAGTCAATATTCAGTTCAATCTATTCCAAAAGTTATTAGTGGACAAACAGAAAAGTGTAAACAAAAAGTACAGGCTTTGTATAGCACTATTTTTGATGTAGTTGTTCCAGTTAGTTCTCCGAAAGTAGCGGAGATGTGTAAGCTATTCGAAAACATTCAGCGCCTAGTTAATATTTCGTTAGTCAATGAGCTAAACACATTATGTGAAAGTTTAGGAATTGATTTTTATGAGGCGCTTGAAGCGGCATCTACAAAACCATTTGGATTTACTCCATATTGGCCAGGTCCGGGGATAGGAGGACACTGTATTCCAGTAGACCCTTTATATTTTCAATGGAGAATAAAAAAGAATGGTGCAATGAGTCAATTGATTGAAGCAGCGCATGTAATTAATGAAGAAATGCCAGAGAAAATGGTCCAGAAAGTAAAAGATATGGTGCAACCACCTGCAACGGTTTTAATTGTAGGGATTGCATATAAGAAAGATGTAAATGACTTAAGAGAATCACCAGCGTTGCCAATTATTGAATTGTTAATAAAAGAAGGATACGAGATAGAATATCACGATCCATATATTTCTTCGGCAAAATTTGGGGATAAGGTGTACCAATCTGTTTCTTTGAATGAACAAGCCGTTAACCAAGCGGGTTGTATTTTAATTTTAACGGATCATTCTAATATTGATTGGAAGCTTTTTAAAGGAATAAAGCGAGTAGTAGATACACGTGGGATTGTAAAGAAGGTGAGTAAATGAGTAAGAAATGTTTAATTACAGGGGGAGCAGGATTTATTGGATCGCACTTAGCTGAAGAGTTGGTGAGAAGAGGTTATAATGTCACGATCGTTGATAACTTCTATAAAGGGAAAAATAAATATCATAAAGAGTTAATGAAAGAAATTCGGGTTATTCCAATAAGTGTTTTAGATAAAAATTCTATTTATGAATTAGTAAATCAACATGATGTAGTGTTTCATTTAGCAGCAATTTTAGGTGTGAAAACGACAATGGAAAAGAGTATAGAGCTCGTTGAAACGAATTTTGATGGAACGAGAAACATTTTACAAGCAGCGCTAAAAGGAAAGAAGAAAGTAGTCTTTGCTTCTACTTCAGAAGTATATGGTAAGGCAAAGCCACCCTTCTCTGAAGAGGGGGATCGATTATACGGGGCAACTTCTAAAATACGTTGGAGTTATGCAGTGTGTAAAACATTAGAAGAAACATTATGTTTAGGATACGCATTAGAAGGTTTACCTGTAACGATTGTTCGTTATTTTAATATTTATGGTCCAAGAGCGAAAGATGGTCCATATGCAGGGGTAATCCCGCGATTTATTAGTGCGGCCCTGCAAGGTGAAGACATTCTCGTATATGGAGATGGAAAGCAGACACGTTGCTTTACGTATGTAAGTGATGCGGTAGAGGCAACGATTCGAGCTATGGATGAAAAGGTAAATGGTGAGATTATTAATATAGGTTCTGAGAATGAAAAAAGTATAAAAGAAGTAGCAGAGGTCATTAAAAAATTAACGGATTCTTCTTCAAAGATTGTACAAGTACCTTTTGAAGAAGTATATCCACATGGTTTTGAAGAAATTCCAAATAGAAGACCAGACGTAACAAAATTAAAAGAGCTTGTTCAATTTCAGGCGAAAGTAACGTGGGAAAACGGATTGAAGGAAACAATTAAGTGGTTTCGTGAAGAAGACAATGGCTAAGTCATTATCTGTTATTATTCCTGCATGTAATGAAATCGATACGATTTCAGACGTTATTCAATCGGTAAAAGGATTAAATCCATTAGAGATTATTGTAGTAGCAAATGGTTGTACTGATGGTACAGAAACAGTTGCTGAGCATTTAGGATGTAAAGTACTGTGGTATACAGAGAAGCTTGGAAATGATGTTGGACGTGCAGCTGGTGCCAAAGAAGCTATAGGTGATGTACTACTATTTATAGATGGTGATTTTGCTATTCAAACTTCAAAATTACAGTTATTTCTTAATCCGATTTTATACAATCAGGCAGATGTAGTTTTAAATAATTTGGACGCATTATTTTTAAAAAGGCAAAAACCTAATTCTATTACAGTATGGCGCCAAATATTAAATGCAATATTAGAGCGCGAAGAATTAAAAATTGATTCTTTATTAGCTGTACCGCATGCGTTAACGAAAGAAGTTGTACAAAGCATTGGATATGAATGTTTTGTTAATCCTATTGTGGCTCATTTACGCCTAGTACAAAGCGAATGGAGAATTAGTCGTCATTGCGCAATTGATGTTATTACGCCGAATAAATTCCGGCCGACCGAGCATGCTGTATACGGCACAAGCCTTTCTCAATCCGAAAAACGAATGATAGGTGATCATATAGAAGCTGTAGCAGAGCAAATAGTAGACAGCGATGGGCGCGGAGGATATCATGATGGAAATAGGAAAAGAGAAAGTGTTTATCATACTTTAGATTTTGAAGATTTTTATCAAGGGTGGGGCGTTACATCTAAGTTGTATAAAGAAAAGCAATTATCGGTCATTATTCCTGTACAAGATGAAGAGAAAACAATTGGAAACGTTATAGAAGAGCTTCGCAAAATTGAACCTTTTGAAATCATCGTTGTTGTAAATGGTTCGTCTGATAAAACTGCAACGATTGCAAAAGACAAGGGAGCAACGACAATTGTATATAAAGAAGCGCTCGGAAATGATGTGGGGCGCTCACTTGGAACGTATTTTGCAAAAGGAGAAATTGTGTTATTTATAGACGGCGATTTTGTTATTCCAGCGAATGAGCTATATCCTTTTGCCAAAGCTATTGCAGATGGAATGGATGTCGCATTAAATGATCTAAATCATTATTTAGATTTAAGAGTACCGCTTCATCTTGTAACTGCATTTAAATACGCATTAAATTTAGCTTGTGATAGAAAAGATTTAGGCGTAGGCTCTCTTATTGCTGTGCCTAATGCGTTTAGCCAGAAATGTTTGAAAGGAATTGGGTATCGGTCTTTACTGGCACCGTGTGTAGCCCAAGTGAAAGCTATTCTTTCAGGATTTGAAGTTGCATGTGTAAGTCGTGTTGAGGTCGATAAGATGAACCGTATTCGTCCCAGTGAACATTTTGCAAAAATAGGTCATCCGCCAGCTGTACTCCGAATTATTGGTGATCATATAGAAGGGTTAGAGCAATTAATTGTATTAACAGGCAGTCGTGGGGGATTCCATGATGGAAATAGAAAAAGGGATATTTTATAGGTAACAAAAAAAGTGTACAACATATGTACACTTTTTTGCTCTGTTATAAAAACTATAACAGATTAGGAGATAAGAGTATTACAGCTCTACAATGGGTATTGTTCTTATATTACAAAATAGGACTCGCATATAAGAATACCAAAAAAATACAATTAAGGAAAGGGTTAATTTTAAAGACTTTCAAATGAAGTTAACACTATGCATATAGTAGTTTGCTCAACATTTCACAAACATGTCACAACTATTTCGTTCACTTTC from Bacillus basilensis includes the following:
- a CDS encoding nucleotide sugar dehydrogenase — protein: MNTSRKVAIIGLGYVGLPLAVHLAERGHTVLGLDKDTRKIESIIKGESYIPDVSSKELQSLLTKKKLIVNTPDQGIADFQNSDYVIVTVPTPINEQREPDLSALISASHYIQQNLQKGQTFIFESSTYPGTLEEVIIPIISQTGKKAGEDFYIGYSPERIDPANSQYSVQSIPKVISGQTEKCKQKVQALYSTIFDVVVPVSSPKVAEMCKLFENIQRLVNISLVNELNTLCESLGIDFYEALEAASTKPFGFTPYWPGPGIGGHCIPVDPLYFQWRIKKNGAMSQLIEAAHVINEEMPEKMVQKVKDMVQPPATVLIVGIAYKKDVNDLRESPALPIIELLIKEGYEIEYHDPYISSAKFGDKVYQSVSLNEQAVNQAGCILILTDHSNIDWKLFKGIKRVVDTRGIVKKVSK
- a CDS encoding NAD(P)-dependent oxidoreductase — its product is MSKKCLITGGAGFIGSHLAEELVRRGYNVTIVDNFYKGKNKYHKELMKEIRVIPISVLDKNSIYELVNQHDVVFHLAAILGVKTTMEKSIELVETNFDGTRNILQAALKGKKKVVFASTSEVYGKAKPPFSEEGDRLYGATSKIRWSYAVCKTLEETLCLGYALEGLPVTIVRYFNIYGPRAKDGPYAGVIPRFISAALQGEDILVYGDGKQTRCFTYVSDAVEATIRAMDEKVNGEIINIGSENEKSIKEVAEVIKKLTDSSSKIVQVPFEEVYPHGFEEIPNRRPDVTKLKELVQFQAKVTWENGLKETIKWFREEDNG
- a CDS encoding glycosyltransferase family 2 protein is translated as MAKSLSVIIPACNEIDTISDVIQSVKGLNPLEIIVVANGCTDGTETVAEHLGCKVLWYTEKLGNDVGRAAGAKEAIGDVLLFIDGDFAIQTSKLQLFLNPILYNQADVVLNNLDALFLKRQKPNSITVWRQILNAILEREELKIDSLLAVPHALTKEVVQSIGYECFVNPIVAHLRLVQSEWRISRHCAIDVITPNKFRPTEHAVYGTSLSQSEKRMIGDHIEAVAEQIVDSDGRGGYHDGNRKRESVYHTLDFEDFYQGWGVTSKLYKEKQLSVIIPVQDEEKTIGNVIEELRKIEPFEIIVVVNGSSDKTATIAKDKGATTIVYKEALGNDVGRSLGTYFAKGEIVLFIDGDFVIPANELYPFAKAIADGMDVALNDLNHYLDLRVPLHLVTAFKYALNLACDRKDLGVGSLIAVPNAFSQKCLKGIGYRSLLAPCVAQVKAILSGFEVACVSRVEVDKMNRIRPSEHFAKIGHPPAVLRIIGDHIEGLEQLIVLTGSRGGFHDGNRKRDIL